The Caproicibacterium amylolyticum genome includes the window CGTTTTTTTGGACTGCTCACTGGAAAGGTGTGGCAGCAGGTCGCTGATGGTGAACAGCGGGTCGCCCGGCTCTTCGCCAAGACGCAGGTCAATATTGGTGCCGTCCTTGCGGCAGATGCGGCCGTGCATGGACAGCGGAATGGTTGTCCACTGATATTTTTTAATACCGCCGTAGTAGTGCGTTTTCAGCTGGGCAAGGTCGTTCTGCTCAAACAACGGATGCGGCTTCAAGTCCAAACGTGGGCAATCAATGTGCGCAGCAGCGATATGAACGCCCTCTTTGCAGCCCTCTGTACCGATAACTGCCAGAATCAAAGACTTAGAACGGTTGTTGTAGTAGACTTTGTCCCCTGCTTTGTATTTTTTGTCTGCATCAAAGGGTACAAAACCTGCATCTTCTGCAATTTTAACCGCAGTGGTAACCGCTTCACGCTCTGTTTTGGAATTTTCAAGAAAATCCTTGTAACCCTCGCAGAAAGCATCCGCCTTTTTAATTTTGGAATCGCTGACAGAGAAAAAACCGTTTTTACGGTTCACTAACAATTTCTCTGCAAGCTCCTTTGCATCTGGTTTATCATTTTTTTTAGCCATTTGTAGTCCTCCATTCATTTCGTCACTGATGACGAATTGTGTGTATAATATAATTTCTTATATTGTGCGTAGTTATCCATAACTTTTTTCGCATATGCCCGCGTTTCAGAAAAAGGAATCTGTTTGAGTGTTTTTCCGTCAGCAGAATAATTTTTATTTTTCAGCCAGCCGCTGACGTTTCCCATACCGGCATTATAAGCCGCAAGAGTGGTGCTCTGATTTGGAAACAGTTTTTCTAAAGTAGCAAGATATTTGCAGCCAAAGCGAATGTTCACCTTCGGGTCATACAAATCATCTGTTGTATACTGCTTTTTATCGCTTTTATCCATTGTGGAAAGCATCCAGGAAAAAGTATCCGGCATAATCTGCATCAGGCCAACCGCCCCCGCCTGCGACACACACTTCGGGTCAAAGCCGCTTTCCTGCTTGATGACTGCGTAAACCAAAGCCGGTTCAACATGAAATTCCTTTGCTTCCAGTTCAACGTATTCAGAATAGGTGCGCGGATAAGAAGCATACTCCAGCTGCTGGCTTGACTTCTGCATGGACAGTGTACAGACATACGCAATCAATGCAAATATAACCACAACTGCCATCACGATCAATGTACGGTTGCGAATAGCAATCATGCGGTGCACTCTTGTCCGTGCGCTGTCGGAAACTCTGCTCATATACTCTCTCCCAGCCAAGCCTGCAGCTGCTTTTGGGCATGTTGGGGTACTTCCTGCGGCAGAAGTGAACCGTCCAATATGCAGTCTGCATGCTCTTTAAAATAGTCATCTCCATACTGAGATGCCATACGCAGCCACGCTTCTTCCTCACTGATTTTGTCACGCTGCATAATTCGTTTCAGCCTGATCTGCTGCGGTGCCAGTACAGCGGCAACCAAAGTGCACATTTTTTCAAGGCCGCCCTCAAACAGCTGTGGTGCATCAATGATAATAATGCCGATTCCCCGCTGCTCATACTCCGTAATTTCATGAGTAATCTGTTCCAGAATTGCCGGATGTGTAACCGCATTCAGCCGCTGCACAGACTGTTTATCCGCAAAAGCGCGGCTTGCCAGCAGACGCCGGTCCAGCACACCGTTTTTTAGGATATCCCCACCAAATTCCATCTGCAGCGCCTTTTGTACGGCAGGATCCTCAACCACTTTCCGCGCCAGCTTGTCGCAGTCAATGACCGCACAGCCAAGCGTACGAAATGCCGCCGACCATGTGGACTTTCCAGCGCCGGTAGGCCCGGTCAGGCCGATTATCCTGCTATGCAAGGGAAAGCACCTCAAATCCGGCTGCACGCATCAGGCGGTTGTAAACAGCAAGCCCCACTCCTTTTGGCTCCGGGCAGCGTGCATAAACCGTACTGGCACCGTGTTCATCAAACTCACGCAGTGCATCGAACAGTTCCCGCGCCATCGCGTCGTCGTCTGTACTGCCGCCGTAGCAGATTGCCGGGACCTGCAGCTTTTCATCATCGCCGTTGTAGCAAAGCGCCATAACGCCCGGCTCAGCATGTGCATTGACATATGCCGCGTACTGTGCGTCGTTTCCCTTCAAAATAATGACATTTGCCTTCGGGGAGTAATGTTTGTATTTCATGCCCGGTGAAACCGCACGTACACCCTCTTTCAGCGGGTGCAGTACCGCGTCGTCCATTTCGACGGTACCCAGAACCGCACGCAACTGTTCCAGGGTGATTCCACCGGGACGAAGCAGGCGCGGTGGATTGGTTGCCAGCGTAATTACCGTACTTTCCACACCGACTCCGCAGGGACCACCGTCCAGCACCGCATCAATCTTACCGCTCAGGTCATGCAGTACATGCTGTGCAGTAGTCGGGCTGGGCCTGCCGGATGTATTTGCAGAAGGTGCCGCAAGCGGCAGACCGCTTTCCGTAATAATCCGCTGTGCTGCCGGATGTGACGGAAAGCGGATTGCCACTGTAGGCAGGCCGGCACTTACCTCATTTGGAATACACGGAGCCTTCGGTAAAATCATGGTCATAGGCCCCGGCCAAAAAGCCTTTGCCAGCTTTTTCGCCGAATCCGGCACTTCCGCAACCAAATCATAAATCTGCTCAAACTTTGAAATATGGACAATCAGTGGGTTGTCTGCCGGGCGTCCTTTCGCCGCAAAAATTTTTGCGGCAGCGGCACCGTCCAGTGCGTTTGCGGCAAGTCCGTAAACAGTTTCCGTAGGAATACCAACCAAGCCGCCGCTGCGTAATATTTGCGCGGCGCGCGCAAAGCCCTCATCATTTGCCTGCAGGGATTCTGTCTGCATAGATCTTCCTCCTTTATGCTTCCTGCCCGCCTTGTACAGAATCTTCCAGCTGACTGGAGCGGTCAGCTGAAATCAGCGGGTCGATTACTTCATCCAATGAACCGTTGAGAATATCCTCCAGCCTGTAAATCGTCAGGCCGATGCGATGATCCGTTACACGGCTCTGTGGATAGTTGTAAGTGCGAATACGTTCACTGCGGTCACCGGTGCCAACCTGACTTCGGCGCTCGGAAGCGATTGCATCATCATGCTTGCGCTGCTCAATATCAAGCAGCCGGCTGCGCAGAACGCGCATGGCCTTATCTTTGTTTTTGTACTGGCTTCGTTCGTCCTGACACTCTACTACCATGCCACTTGGCAGATGCGTAATGCGAATAGCAGAGCTGGTCTTGTTAATGTGCTGACCACCCGCACCGCTGGAACGGAATGTGTCAATCTGCAGATCTTTCGGGTCTATCTGCAGTTCCACTTCGTCTGCTTCCGGCAGCACTGCTACCGTCGCTGTGGAAGTGTGGATACGCCCCTGCGCCTCTGTTTCCGGAACACGCTGCACACGGTGAACACCGCTTTCGTATTTCAGGCGGGACCACGCGCCCTGTCCGGAAACCATGAAACTGATTTCCTTGTACCCGCCAAGTTCCGTCTCATTAACATTCAAGATTTCTGTGTTCCAGCCACGATTCTGTGCGTACATGGAGTACATGCGGTACAGCACTGCGGAAAACAATGCGGCTTCCTCACCGCCTGCGCCGCCGCGAATCTCAACAATCACATTCTTGTCATCGTTCGGGTCTTTCGGTAAAAGTAGGATCTTGATTTCTTCGGTCAGGTGCGCAAGTTCCTGCTCTGCTTCCTTGAGCTGCTGCGCTGCAAGCTCGTGCAAGTCGCGGCTGCTGTTGTCTGCAAGCAGTTCCTGCGCTTCCGCGCGGTCTGCTTCCGCTTTTTGGAAACTGCGATAGTGTACCACAAGCGGTTCCAGTCCACTGTATTCTTTCATCAATTCTGTATACAGACTTTGATTTGCAGTAACTGCCGGGTCGCAAAGACGCACATTCAGTTCTTCAAACCGTCTTTCAAAGGCTGCAAGATTTTCAAACATAAATGGAATAACTCCTTTCGGGGCAGTGCTCCAAACTGGGAATGGAATGCGTCAGGTATTCTGCTTTTCACCCGCTTCTGGCGCTGGATGTGTGATTCGGCGGATGTTCTTTTCGCATTTTCGCCGTGGCAGCATAATTTCTCTGCCGCAGGAGGTACAGCGGATTTTAAAATCCATACCTGCACGCAAAACCAAAAACGTACCGCACCCGCACGGGTGCGGTTTTTTCATCAGCAGCAAATCACCGGGACGAACATCCATCCTCACCGCTCCTTTCGCATGTGCACATATGTTATAAGTATAGCATTCCTCTGCGGCGGAAACAATATCCTTTTTATGAATTTCTCCTTCTTTTCGGCACAAAACTTGCACTTTATTTCCTTCCTGTGTAATATTAACAGCAGAAAGCTTGGCTTTGCTACCTGACTTATCCCGTAGCACTAATTTGCAAAGGAGTGTTCCATATGATACAGCAGCAGTCTGCGCTGACCCCGCAGGAAATACTTCACGGCCTTTCAACAAGGGTTCTCGGCCAAAAAATCGACTGCCTTTCTGTTACCGATTCAACAAACACAGAAGTGAAAAAACTTGCTGAAAGCGGTGCGCCGGACGGCTCTACTGTCACTGCTGAACGCCAAACCGGCGGCAAAGGCCGCCTTGGCCGTGTGTGGGACAGCCCCCCCACCGGCGGGCTTTACTTTACAGTTCTTCTGCGCGGGAAGCATCTGCCGGAGCCGCTGACGAACATCACCCTGCTTGCGGGGCTTGCTGTCTGTACTGCTCTACGGGAACTTTTTTGTGTGGATGCACGCATCAAGTGGCCCAACGACATTGTTGTGGACAGCAAAAAGATCTGCGGAATCCTCGCAGAAGCCGGATTTGAAAACGGCAGAGTCAGCTGGGCTGCCGTGGGAATCGGTATTAATGTAAACAACACTGCTTTCCCGGAAGAACTTGCATACCGCGCCACGTCCCTGCTTTTGGAAACCGGAAAACCGCAGAGCCGCTGTACCGTACTGCAGCAGGTTCTGGAAAAATTTGAACCGCTGCTGGAAGTGGGAATACTGCCGCAGGCATACACGGATTTGTGTATTTCCCTTGACAAGCAGGTAAGCTTTACACAAAACCGACAAACTTTTATCGGGCAAGCCCGCGGCATTACACCCGATGGAGAGCTCCTTGTGGTACTGCCGGATAACTCCACAGTCGCAGTCGGTTCCGGTGAAGTAGTTGTACAGGGAATTTACGGGGAAAAGGTATAAAAAGCGCAAAAGGACTTCCGCCACATAAGTGTGTAACGAAAGCTCTTTTGCGCTTTTGTGCTGTCAGGCAATTTCAGTTTTATTGTGTACATCAATCTGCGGAAATGGGGTATGAAAGCCATTTGCGTCAAAGGCAAGCTTTACTGTTTCCTGCATCTCAAAGTACAAGTCCCAATATTCTTCTGTTTTGCACCACATACGCATAGTCAGCACAACCGCGCTGTCACCATGCGCTTTTACCGCGACCAATGGTGCCGGCTCTGCCAGCACCTTGCTATTCTCCCCCGCCAAGCGTTGAAGCAGTGCTTTTGCATTTTTCAAGTCATCACTATAGTCAATGTTAAATTCCAAGTCGAGCCGACGTTTTTCCAATGCCGTATAATTCGTAATAATGCTGTCTGCAAGGCGGGAATTCGGGAAAACCACTTCTTTATTGTCAAAGGTATGCAGCGTGGTAAACATCAGTTCCACACGCTCCACAGTACCCTCGACGCCCTCTGTGGCAATGTAATCTCCAACACGGAACGGCTTTGTAAAAAGCATCTGAATGCCGCACGCAACATTCGCCATATTATTTTTTAGTGCCAGACTGATGCCAAGCCCAACCGCGCTGAAACCGCCCACAATAACGCTGGTATTGAGGCCAAGAGATGACAGTGCCATAATAATTGCAACGATTTTAATCAGGATGGAAGTGGCGGAAGAAAGGAAAGAAACCACTCCCGCATCCCGATTGGCTTTCACCAGTGCTTTTTTGCAAAAGCGCTGCCCCACGCGGCTCAACAGCCAGCCAATCACAATTACCAAAACTGCTTCAATTAATTTCGGTAAAAAATCACTCATTCCGCTTGAAAACTTCGCCCATGTTTGTGTAAAGTCCATTACTTGCCTCCTGTAAAGGAATTGTTAAACCACCTGAAAGAGGTAAAATTTCAGGTAATCTGTTTCAGGTACATTCCAAAGCACCGGATGGTCCGGTGCCTGCTGACGTGCTTCTATCTGCCGCAGAGAAACCTGCGCATCTGCCGCCGCCGCATGCAGCATTTTGCAAAAAAGCGGATCCGGCATAAAGTGCGAGCAGGAGCAGGTTGCAAGGTAGCCACCGCGTGGGAGCAGCTTCATGGCACGCAGATTAATTTCTTTGTAACCGCGTGCGGCCTTTTCCACGGTACGCCGGCTTTTCGTAAAGGCCGGTGGGTCAAGGATAATAAAATCATACTGATTTGGCTGTAAAGTCGGCAGCAAGTCAAACACATTTGCTGTTTCGCAGTCAATTACATTTTCAAAACCATTTCTCCGCACATTTTCACGCGTCATTGCAATCGCTTCTTCGCTGATATCAACAGCATGTACATGCTGCGCACCGCCTTTTGCCGCATTCAGTGCGAAAGAACCTGTATGCGTGAAACAATCCAGCACCCGTTTCCCTTTTGCCAAGCGGGAAACGGCCAAACGGTTGTATTTCTGGTCAAGAAAAAAACCGGTTTTCTGTCCGTTTTCGAAGTCAACCAAATATTGAATTCCGTTTTCCGTAATTTCTGTTTCGGTGCTTTTCGGTATCGGCAGACTAGGCAGCAGATAAAAACCTTTTCCTTGTTTTAGACCCTCCAGTTCCCGAATGGCAACATCGTTGCGCTCATAAATACCATCTATTTTCTGGCCGTCTTCTGTCAACACTTTATAGAGTGCCGCAAAAAGCATTGGTTTGATTTTTTCAAATCCAAGGGAAAGCGTCTGCGTTACGAGGATTCCACCGAAACGGTCAACTGTTAATCCGGGAAATTGGTCTGCCTCGCCAAAAATAATGCGGCAGCAGTCTGTGTCACCGTTCATCACTGTTTTGCGGTACTCCCATGCATAACGAATGCGCCGCTCAAAAAATTCCTGATTAAAAACATCATTTGCGTTTCTGGAAATCAGACGTACGCGGATTTTACTATGACTGTTGTAAAACCCGGTACCCAAATAGCGGCCCTTGCCGGAAAGCACATCTGCCAGTTTACCGTCCTCCGGTGCTTCTCCCACCAAAGAAACTTCTGTATCATAAATCCACGGGTGTCCGTTTGCCACGGATGCCTCCGCTTTTTTTGTAACAATAATCTGCCTGTAGCCTCTGTCTTTCATTTTATGCCTCCGCTAAATTCATCCTACTCAAAAGCGCCGATTGGCACGGCGATATTTTTAATGATAACGGATATTGCGGGGAATTGCAACAAAAAGCGAATGACGGTTTACAGATATTACCATTAAATCGCCATTTTTAATTTACAATGATTGACATCACCTTTTTAAATGCTATAATTGAATAAAAATGTAAAGCACAGATGCGTAAAAACTGCACAGTTTTGTCGATTCAATACATCATCATAAAAGGAGCGTTTATTGTTATGGCAGTAAAAAAAACAGCGACCGAAAAGTTCGCCTCTAACAGCAAATTCTATCAGATTCTTTCCAAACAGAGTGGCAAGGCAATCAGCGTGGAAGACTGCGATGCAGGCAATGGCGCACTGCTTGCAATGAATACCCCTGATAAAAATGCAGCTTCACAATTCTGGAAGCTTGAACCTGCTGCTGACGGCTACTGCCGCCTTGTCAACACTGCTTCAGGCAAATCCATTGATGTTATTAACGGTGGAACTGAAAACGGTGCATGGCTGCATCAGTGGGATTCCTGTGACACTGACACCCAGCTGTGGAAGCTGGAATCCTCTTCCCGCGGGTGCTACAAGCTGATTTCCAAAGCAAGTGGAAAATGTGCCGACATCGTTGACATTTCCAATGAAGAAGGTGCGCATCTTCAGATTTGGGACAACGTTGACGGTGAAAATCAGGAATGGAAGCTGCTTCAGCTCGCACCGAATGATAACGAGGAACCGCAGAAAGCGGCTCCGACTGCCAAACACCGCCGCGGCCGCCGTGCCGCTAAAAAAGTTGCTGCACCGGTTACTGCTGCAGTCACCACTGAAAATACTACTGCCATTAAACCAGCTGCCGAAGCAAAGCTTGCTTCAATACCAGCTGTAAAAGCCGCAGGAACACAGCCTGTGGGCATCCATGAAGAGCAGAAGCCGGAACTTGCGAAAGAAGTAAAAGCAGTCGGTGCAGGCGCTAAAAATTCCGTGAAAAGCAAATAATTCTGGAAACAGGAACGCTGAAAAACGTTCCTGTTTTTTATACAGTTATTTCCGAGTTACCTTGTAGTTTTTGCCTTCCATATTGCTCCTCACTGCGGAAATACTAGTACTGAGAGGTGATAAAGGAATGGAGCAGCCGACCAAAGCTTACCGTGATCTGTTTACTTTAATGCGCGAAGAACCCGCTGCAAAAGCCTACTTTGAAGAACTTCCCGCAGAAGTGAAAGAAGAAATGAGCACACACGCTTTTCGCGTAAATTCTTTACAGGATATGCGCACCTGTGCCGACAGCTTTACGCGCCAAATCACATAATATTAACCCAAAAAGGTCACTGCAGTTAATTCTGCAGTGACCTTTTACTTTTTCTATTAATCAGTAACCGTAAAGAATACTGTTTTTCCACAGCAGTTGCCTGTATTGTCTTCAAGGCTGACATCCAAACGGTGCCTGCCTGCAGACCATGACTTTCCGCTGATGGCAACTGTACCGTTTTTGTCGCAGGCATAGCCCTGCGCATTGAT containing:
- a CDS encoding mechanosensitive ion channel family protein, whose product is MDFTQTWAKFSSGMSDFLPKLIEAVLVIVIGWLLSRVGQRFCKKALVKANRDAGVVSFLSSATSILIKIVAIIMALSSLGLNTSVIVGGFSAVGLGISLALKNNMANVACGIQMLFTKPFRVGDYIATEGVEGTVERVELMFTTLHTFDNKEVVFPNSRLADSIITNYTALEKRRLDLEFNIDYSDDLKNAKALLQRLAGENSKVLAEPAPLVAVKAHGDSAVVLTMRMWCKTEEYWDLYFEMQETVKLAFDANGFHTPFPQIDVHNKTEIA
- a CDS encoding biotin--[acetyl-CoA-carboxylase] ligase, encoding MIQQQSALTPQEILHGLSTRVLGQKIDCLSVTDSTNTEVKKLAESGAPDGSTVTAERQTGGKGRLGRVWDSPPTGGLYFTVLLRGKHLPEPLTNITLLAGLAVCTALRELFCVDARIKWPNDIVVDSKKICGILAEAGFENGRVSWAAVGIGINVNNTAFPEELAYRATSLLLETGKPQSRCTVLQQVLEKFEPLLEVGILPQAYTDLCISLDKQVSFTQNRQTFIGQARGITPDGELLVVLPDNSTVAVGSGEVVVQGIYGEKV
- a CDS encoding lytic transglycosylase domain-containing protein, whose translation is MSRVSDSARTRVHRMIAIRNRTLIVMAVVVIFALIAYVCTLSMQKSSQQLEYASYPRTYSEYVELEAKEFHVEPALVYAVIKQESGFDPKCVSQAGAVGLMQIMPDTFSWMLSTMDKSDKKQYTTDDLYDPKVNIRFGCKYLATLEKLFPNQSTTLAAYNAGMGNVSGWLKNKNYSADGKTLKQIPFSETRAYAKKVMDNYAQYKKLYYTHNSSSVTK
- a CDS encoding L-threonylcarbamoyladenylate synthase is translated as MQTESLQANDEGFARAAQILRSGGLVGIPTETVYGLAANALDGAAAAKIFAAKGRPADNPLIVHISKFEQIYDLVAEVPDSAKKLAKAFWPGPMTMILPKAPCIPNEVSAGLPTVAIRFPSHPAAQRIITESGLPLAAPSANTSGRPSPTTAQHVLHDLSGKIDAVLDGGPCGVGVESTVITLATNPPRLLRPGGITLEQLRAVLGTVEMDDAVLHPLKEGVRAVSPGMKYKHYSPKANVIILKGNDAQYAAYVNAHAEPGVMALCYNGDDEKLQVPAICYGGSTDDDAMARELFDALREFDEHGASTVYARCPEPKGVGLAVYNRLMRAAGFEVLSLA
- a CDS encoding class I SAM-dependent rRNA methyltransferase — protein: MKDRGYRQIIVTKKAEASVANGHPWIYDTEVSLVGEAPEDGKLADVLSGKGRYLGTGFYNSHSKIRVRLISRNANDVFNQEFFERRIRYAWEYRKTVMNGDTDCCRIIFGEADQFPGLTVDRFGGILVTQTLSLGFEKIKPMLFAALYKVLTEDGQKIDGIYERNDVAIRELEGLKQGKGFYLLPSLPIPKSTETEITENGIQYLVDFENGQKTGFFLDQKYNRLAVSRLAKGKRVLDCFTHTGSFALNAAKGGAQHVHAVDISEEAIAMTRENVRRNGFENVIDCETANVFDLLPTLQPNQYDFIILDPPAFTKSRRTVEKAARGYKEINLRAMKLLPRGGYLATCSCSHFMPDPLFCKMLHAAAADAQVSLRQIEARQQAPDHPVLWNVPETDYLKFYLFQVV
- the coaE gene encoding dephospho-CoA kinase (Dephospho-CoA kinase (CoaE) performs the final step in coenzyme A biosynthesis.) produces the protein MHSRIIGLTGPTGAGKSTWSAAFRTLGCAVIDCDKLARKVVEDPAVQKALQMEFGGDILKNGVLDRRLLASRAFADKQSVQRLNAVTHPAILEQITHEITEYEQRGIGIIIIDAPQLFEGGLEKMCTLVAAVLAPQQIRLKRIMQRDKISEEEAWLRMASQYGDDYFKEHADCILDGSLLPQEVPQHAQKQLQAWLGESI
- the prfA gene encoding peptide chain release factor 1, producing the protein MFENLAAFERRFEELNVRLCDPAVTANQSLYTELMKEYSGLEPLVVHYRSFQKAEADRAEAQELLADNSSRDLHELAAQQLKEAEQELAHLTEEIKILLLPKDPNDDKNVIVEIRGGAGGEEAALFSAVLYRMYSMYAQNRGWNTEILNVNETELGGYKEISFMVSGQGAWSRLKYESGVHRVQRVPETEAQGRIHTSTATVAVLPEADEVELQIDPKDLQIDTFRSSGAGGQHINKTSSAIRITHLPSGMVVECQDERSQYKNKDKAMRVLRSRLLDIEQRKHDDAIASERRSQVGTGDRSERIRTYNYPQSRVTDHRIGLTIYRLEDILNGSLDEVIDPLISADRSSQLEDSVQGGQEA
- a CDS encoding RICIN domain-containing protein gives rise to the protein MAVKKTATEKFASNSKFYQILSKQSGKAISVEDCDAGNGALLAMNTPDKNAASQFWKLEPAADGYCRLVNTASGKSIDVINGGTENGAWLHQWDSCDTDTQLWKLESSSRGCYKLISKASGKCADIVDISNEEGAHLQIWDNVDGENQEWKLLQLAPNDNEEPQKAAPTAKHRRGRRAAKKVAAPVTAAVTTENTTAIKPAAEAKLASIPAVKAAGTQPVGIHEEQKPELAKEVKAVGAGAKNSVKSK
- a CDS encoding DUF951 domain-containing protein, with protein sequence MDVRPGDLLLMKKPHPCGCGTFLVLRAGMDFKIRCTSCGREIMLPRRKCEKNIRRITHPAPEAGEKQNT